A genome region from Cytophagales bacterium includes the following:
- a CDS encoding phenylacetic acid degradation b, with the protein MKSLDPRITRLKLPEKWDNEINKSPLDQFGTWEVFHQRKEGIPYTYVGPVHAPNQDMAFLFAKEQYSRRYTCSGLWIVKTQNVFVTEYIDSEENIYDKFTGKGIPNSAAGSEQFEIFHLNKRGKQHVHAYNVKAGNYESAIFEAKKLILSPANGREEPPNKKAPILNIWVIKTSDILFSNDEDKDIWNTVSEKKYRDAIAYKSMDKINRFKEERRKSGGDSSNRQ; encoded by the coding sequence ATGAAATCATTAGACCCACGCATCACCAGATTAAAATTGCCCGAAAAGTGGGATAATGAGATCAACAAATCCCCTTTGGATCAATTTGGAACCTGGGAAGTTTTTCATCAAAGGAAAGAAGGAATCCCTTACACGTATGTAGGGCCCGTGCATGCTCCAAACCAGGATATGGCATTTCTTTTTGCCAAGGAGCAGTATAGCAGAAGATATACATGCAGCGGGTTATGGATCGTGAAAACCCAAAATGTTTTTGTAACAGAATACATTGATTCTGAAGAAAACATATACGATAAATTTACAGGAAAGGGTATTCCTAACAGTGCAGCCGGTTCGGAACAATTTGAGATATTTCATCTCAACAAAAGAGGTAAGCAGCATGTACATGCTTACAACGTTAAGGCCGGGAATTATGAATCAGCAATCTTTGAAGCTAAAAAGCTTATTCTGAGCCCCGCCAATGGCAGGGAGGAACCCCCTAATAAAAAAGCCCCTATCCTTAACATTTGGGTAATTAAAACAAGTGACATATTATTTTCTAACGATGAAGACAAGGACATCTGGAATACTGTATCAGAAAAAAAATACCGTGACGCTATTGCTTATAAGTCAATGGATAAGATCAACAGGTTTAAGGAAGAACGGAGGAAAAGTGGCGGTGACAGTAGCAATAGGCAGTAA
- the paaC gene encoding phenylacetate-CoA oxygenase subunit PaaC translates to MNELAIKDLLYKIADDQLIIGHRNSEWTGLGPLLEEDIAFSSMAQDKVGHCFAFYKLLNQLGEADPDSVAFDRKAAGFHCCHLVELPIGEYDFSLIRHFLFDTAEMIRFEMLSNSSWEPVAQISKKLTGEVKYHTMHAKIWIKQLGSASESIERLQRSLEYTLPFALGIFEPSKFEKELAEENIFEGENVLKEKWIERVEEVISKTGLEMPDHKIMSPSFGGRYGEHTEHLQPLLNEMSEVFNIDPTAEW, encoded by the coding sequence ATGAACGAATTAGCTATTAAAGACCTTTTATACAAAATTGCAGATGACCAGCTCATCATTGGCCACAGAAATTCCGAATGGACGGGTCTGGGCCCCTTGCTGGAAGAAGATATCGCATTTTCGTCTATGGCCCAGGATAAAGTTGGTCATTGTTTTGCATTTTATAAATTATTGAACCAGTTGGGTGAAGCAGATCCTGATTCTGTTGCTTTCGACAGAAAAGCTGCTGGATTTCACTGCTGCCACCTGGTTGAATTACCAATTGGCGAATACGATTTCAGCCTGATCCGGCATTTTTTATTTGATACTGCCGAAATGATCCGCTTTGAAATGTTAAGTAATTCATCCTGGGAACCTGTTGCGCAAATTTCCAAAAAGCTCACTGGAGAGGTTAAATATCACACTATGCACGCTAAAATATGGATAAAACAACTTGGAAGTGCATCTGAAAGTATAGAACGGTTGCAAAGATCATTAGAATATACCCTACCTTTCGCCCTGGGAATCTTTGAGCCATCAAAATTCGAAAAAGAATTGGCTGAAGAAAACATTTTTGAAGGAGAAAACGTTTTAAAAGAAAAGTGGATAGAAAGGGTTGAAGAGGTCATCAGCAAGACTGGTTTGGAAATGCCCGATCATAAGATCATGAGTCCATCATTCGGTGGAAGGTACGGTGAGCACACTGAACATTTGCAGCCCTTGCTAAATGAAATGTCAGAAGTTTTTAATATTGATCCAACGGCAGAGTGGTAA
- a CDS encoding SDR family oxidoreductase has protein sequence MENKICLITGANAGIGKFTAMGLAKSGAKVIMVSRNKEKGEKALQEIVEKTGNNQVELLTADFTSFESVKKLVLEFLSKYNKLDVLINNAGTFFSELQYSKDGIEMQFAVNHLAPFLLTNLLLDTLKKSSSSRIINVSSKLHYRGSIDFDDLYLKKGYDGLKAYCQSKLANVLFTYELSRRLEDTGITANCLHPGGVRTGLVNKNASGIYKIGWIFLKPFMISPATGAITSIYLASSNEVEGITGKYFDKCKPKRSSRISCDREIAGRLWEVSEKLTGILRSF, from the coding sequence ATGGAAAACAAAATCTGTCTCATTACCGGTGCAAATGCAGGGATTGGAAAATTTACTGCAATGGGATTGGCGAAATCAGGCGCTAAAGTGATCATGGTGAGTAGAAACAAGGAGAAAGGAGAAAAAGCATTACAGGAAATTGTGGAAAAAACCGGAAATAACCAGGTGGAATTACTCACTGCCGATTTTACTTCATTTGAATCGGTAAAAAAACTCGTACTTGAGTTTCTTTCTAAATATAATAAATTAGATGTGCTCATTAATAATGCCGGCACATTTTTTTCTGAACTTCAGTACAGCAAAGACGGGATTGAAATGCAGTTTGCCGTAAATCACCTCGCTCCGTTTTTACTTACCAACCTATTGCTTGATACGCTTAAAAAATCTTCATCTTCAAGGATAATCAATGTTTCATCAAAATTACATTACAGGGGCAGCATTGATTTTGATGATCTGTACCTTAAAAAAGGGTATGATGGTTTGAAGGCATACTGCCAGTCAAAATTAGCCAATGTATTATTTACTTACGAGCTATCCCGTAGATTAGAAGACACAGGTATCACGGCCAACTGCCTTCACCCAGGCGGAGTAAGGACAGGGCTTGTAAATAAAAACGCGTCAGGAATTTATAAAATAGGGTGGATATTTCTTAAGCCATTTATGATCTCACCGGCAACAGGAGCAATAACTTCCATTTACCTTGCCAGTTCAAATGAAGTAGAGGGGATCACAGGAAAATATTTTGATAAGTGTAAACCTAAAAGGTCTTCAAGGATTTCTTGTGACAGGGAAATAGCTGGCAGGTTATGGGAGGTGAGTGAAAAGTTAACGGGGATTTTAAGGTCTTTTTGA
- a CDS encoding aminotransferase class I/II-fold pyridoxal phosphate-dependent enzyme, giving the protein MLNKIKQLELVAKRLEPLTEERKNIRDKVIDYTENFLNKINTTLTYNISEDNGIGLYDSPIGDEPIDIDAAIRIIEDNLDKPGLNPASGGHLAYIPGGGIYPSALGDYIAAITNHYAGVFFAGPGAVRMENMLIEWMCNIIGYPKTAGGNLTSGGSLANLIAIVTARDAHPLQGKDYHKAVIYLTRQVHHSVDKSIRIAGLGEAVTRYIPMDHNFGMDTNALENVLQKDKKQGLIPWLIIVSAGTTDTGAVDPISDIGTIAQKYKLWLHVDAAYGGFFTLCDKGKKLFSASWKHIKALNKADSIVVDPHKGLFLPYGSGAVLVKNTDHLYQSHRYTAYYMQDAEKAVAGSRHIERQRNPDSVGDSSLHSPADLSPELTKHFKGLRLWLPLKLFGLTPFKAALEEKILLARYFYEKIQAIDGFEVGPYPHLSVVIFRYIPASGRRSISKSGGTSVVPQKEEDVNLFNEKLVEEIRKDGRVFLSSTLIDGKFYIRLAVLCFRTHLETIDLALSILQEKVKKL; this is encoded by the coding sequence ATGCTAAATAAGATCAAACAACTCGAACTTGTAGCTAAGCGCCTGGAACCTCTTACTGAAGAACGAAAAAATATCAGAGATAAAGTAATTGACTATACCGAAAACTTTTTGAACAAGATCAATACCACGCTAACCTACAATATATCTGAAGATAATGGTATAGGCTTATATGATTCACCAATTGGTGACGAACCTATTGATATAGACGCTGCAATCAGGATTATTGAAGATAACCTGGATAAACCAGGCCTGAATCCCGCATCAGGCGGCCACCTGGCATATATACCCGGAGGTGGAATTTACCCCTCAGCGCTTGGTGACTACATCGCTGCTATTACAAACCACTATGCAGGGGTGTTTTTTGCAGGACCTGGCGCTGTGAGGATGGAAAACATGCTGATTGAATGGATGTGCAATATAATTGGCTATCCTAAAACAGCCGGTGGAAATCTGACTTCCGGTGGCTCTCTTGCTAATCTGATTGCAATTGTTACTGCAAGAGATGCACATCCACTACAAGGGAAGGATTATCATAAAGCCGTTATTTATCTTACCCGCCAGGTACATCATTCTGTTGATAAATCAATCCGGATAGCGGGATTGGGTGAAGCAGTAACGAGATATATTCCAATGGATCATAATTTCGGCATGGATACCAATGCGCTTGAAAATGTTTTGCAGAAAGACAAAAAGCAAGGATTAATACCCTGGCTTATTATTGTGTCAGCAGGAACAACAGACACAGGGGCCGTAGACCCTATTTCTGATATTGGAACTATAGCTCAAAAATACAAGCTCTGGCTTCATGTAGATGCTGCCTACGGTGGATTTTTTACACTTTGCGATAAAGGAAAGAAATTATTTTCTGCCAGTTGGAAACATATTAAAGCGCTAAACAAAGCAGATTCAATTGTTGTGGACCCACATAAAGGGCTTTTCCTTCCTTATGGATCAGGCGCTGTATTGGTCAAAAATACGGATCACCTTTATCAATCCCATCGCTATACGGCTTATTATATGCAGGATGCAGAAAAAGCAGTTGCAGGGAGCAGGCATATTGAGCGACAGCGAAATCCTGATTCTGTGGGGGACAGCTCCCTGCACTCACCTGCCGATCTTTCTCCTGAGCTTACAAAACATTTTAAAGGGTTACGTCTTTGGCTGCCGTTAAAATTGTTTGGATTAACGCCTTTTAAGGCCGCTTTGGAAGAAAAGATCCTGTTAGCCCGGTATTTTTATGAAAAAATCCAGGCCATTGATGGATTCGAAGTTGGCCCATACCCTCATCTTTCTGTTGTCATTTTCAGATATATTCCAGCTTCAGGCAGGCGTTCCATCTCTAAGAGCGGTGGCACGTCAGTAGTCCCACAAAAAGAGGAAGATGTCAATCTATTCAATGAGAAGTTGGTGGAGGAAATACGGAAAGATGGCAGGGTTTTTCTTTCTTCGACCCTGATTGATGGTAAATTTTATATTCGTTTGGCAGTGCTTTGCTTCAGGACGCATTTGGAAACGATTGACCTTGCCCTTTCAATTCTTCAAGAAAAAGTAAAGAAATTGTAA
- a CDS encoding succinyl-CoA synthetase subunit alpha codes for MDETFNWFTKADLTKYENKYISIVDKQVVCADEDPEVVYETAKKKYPGKEVVLWKVPNAEICIFILKRIR; via the coding sequence ATGGATGAAACTTTTAATTGGTTCACAAAAGCAGATCTGACTAAATACGAGAATAAGTATATCTCTATTGTAGATAAACAGGTAGTATGTGCAGATGAAGACCCGGAAGTAGTCTACGAAACTGCTAAAAAGAAATATCCAGGCAAAGAAGTGGTACTTTGGAAGGTGCCTAATGCTGAAATTTGCATTTTTATACTTAAAAGAATTAGATGA
- the paaJ gene encoding phenylacetate-CoA oxygenase subunit PaaJ has protein sequence MKLTKKIVLNYLHEVKDPEIPVLSLVDLGVITNIDISANDHVKVEMIPTFMGCPAIDYMKADVIKALKEKGIENCEVNVTINKQWNSNLITEKGRRAIKSFGLAPPQIHNMNVEVDIIENVACPFCDNKNTELKNPFGPTLCRSMHYCNDCNQMFEQFKPI, from the coding sequence ATGAAACTAACTAAAAAAATAGTACTCAATTATCTTCATGAAGTCAAAGACCCTGAAATTCCGGTGTTATCATTGGTTGACCTGGGAGTGATTACCAATATAGATATCTCTGCCAATGACCATGTAAAGGTAGAAATGATACCCACCTTCATGGGCTGTCCGGCCATTGATTATATGAAAGCAGACGTGATAAAAGCGCTTAAAGAAAAAGGCATAGAAAATTGCGAAGTCAACGTAACAATAAACAAACAATGGAATTCAAATCTGATCACTGAAAAGGGCAGGCGCGCAATTAAATCGTTTGGGCTTGCCCCACCACAAATACACAACATGAACGTTGAGGTTGATATTATTGAGAATGTAGCATGCCCGTTTTGTGATAATAAAAATACCGAGCTTAAAAATCCTTTTGGCCCGACCCTGTGCCGGTCCATGCATTATTGTAATGATTGCAATCAAATGTTTGAACAGTTCAAACCCATATAA